The sequence AATAGGTTTATCCAAGTTGCTATATGAGTTCATTATAAAGTAGTAAAGTACTTTGTTTCTCTATGGAAGAATTGTGCTAAAATATGGTTTAGTACTACATTATGCACAACTTTCACGCGGTTCATCCATGTGAAGCCAATGATCGAATTTGTCTTAAATAAAGCATTGATGCATAGGAAGCCTGCGAATAGGATGGAAGGGTTTTTTCAACTCCAAAAATAGCACACATTTGCATGACTGTATTTTCCTATTAGTTTGTTTCAAATTGTAAGGGGATATTTTGGGCTCGAGGAAGAAGTTTATGGTGTTTGCCTGTGGATGACTTCTTCTAGTTCCTGGAGATCATGACGTGCACAGGATTGAAACGGGAAGCTTGCAAATGGATTGAAGGGTTTTTTAACTCCAAACACAGCATATACATTTGCATAAATGTATTTTCCAATTAGTTTGTTTCAAATTGCAAGGGGGTATATAAGTTAGGCTCATGGATGGATTTTATAGTATTCGCTCGTGGATGACTTCTTCTAGTTCCCGGAGATCGTGTACTTGTTTTATATCTATAGAGCTACAAAGCAATGAGAACGACATCATGATTCAGATCTTTCTCTCTTGTTGGATATTAGAGTAGAATACTATAGAGTGGTTTAGAGTCGCTGCTTCGGTGTTTTTAGTTTCTCTTGGTTGTGACAACGTAAAGAAAGCTGGAGTGCATAGAGGTGTATACTCAACGCAAGGTGAAGTGTGGTTAATATATAGAGGTATCAATGATCAAAATAAAGATTCTGTGGTCAAGAATCTATCTCAAAATCGAAGTGTTTTgtctaaattttatttgatgCAATTCCTTATTCAAAATCATCATCACTATTTTTGTGTTTATGTGGTATAATTTTTTCTTGTAGATTTGGAATGCTTATAAAGATCAAAGGCATGATCTTTTTCTTCCTTCAAATGCTCAAACTTCAGCCGCTGGAGTTGCTGGTCTCATCGAAAGTTCGGCATCTAGTCTTACATATGCATTACCACCTCCCCCAACACAACCAAGTCATAAAAAATTTCCTGCAACAATTACATCTGATTCGAATGGAAGGCATGGCTAAGCAAAAGTAAATGCCGCGCGTTAATCAAGGATACAAAGTTTTATCGCAATCGTATGCCACAAAATGAGAGGATATGTGTTGGTTACGATTGGTTGAAGTCATTTTCGCCGGAGTTGAGTTATTTTCACTTGTACATTATAAATTGTATAGCTTTCTTTCTCCCCTCCCCCGTTTATATCTTTTCCACCTTCAGGCTTTACTAGCTTTTttcctaataattttttttatctttgtaaATTAccttttatattgattttgtaTAGCATGTTGAGGCGAGTTTGATGACTTATTGTGCTTTGTGGCATAGTTTGAGTTGCAACTATTTTTCCAATATCTGAGTTGTTTCTTTCTGTGAAGATTATTTTGTTCACCACTATTCGAATCCAATTTAGGATGGAAATTGGATATCTTCTGGCAACACTATAAAATGTGAATTGGATGTCTGGGATACATTGTGATTTGCATGTGGGGCAATGCAACGTTAAAAgtaatgttttgggatattatATATTGGAAAAGGTAATTATATTTACGATCTAAATATTGTTAATCGTATTCCATTTTtagttattaaaattataatatataaatggaCAAAAATACGTTTTGACCAtttttttaggcaaaaacttgtgtgagacggtctcacgggtcgtattttgtgaaacaaatttcttatttggatcaaacatgaaaaagtattactttttatgttaagagtattagtttttattatgaatatcggtaggattgatccgtctcacatataaaaattcgtgagactgtctcagaAGAGACATATTCTTCTTTTGACGTATTATGATAATACATAACATTCAAACTATCGCtcaatttgatatatttttttacgcataatttttaatagttctttataatttaattatcttttCTATTTagatgaatattttaaaaataagattttaaaaaataatcaagcaACATATTATAAATTGGTGATCAAANTTGGTAGAATTTTGGAATTAGTTTTTTAGTTATAAACTCTTTTagttatggaaaaaaaaattctatgtAAGCATACATATAAAAAAGCATTTattgttaaataaataataaaattttcatttctatTCTCATgccattttctaaaaaatgtttatttaaagaTTGATGACATTTATTGCGAGGTATACTAATTAGTATTTATTGTGAGGTATAAGATTACATAATTagtaaatatgatattgaatttttatgaattatttagttttttctcgcttttttgttttaataatcTATATCAaggatttgaaattttgaattttatatgcGTCAAATGAATAATACTGTTCGCACTtagcataaaaagaaaaaatggaaTTGATGAATGTATGAAAAAAATAgttgatgaaaaataataattttctaaaagtgtatattttttcataatcttgttaagaaattattttccattttcGTCATAAAACATGGATGCTTAAAccaattcaatatataataaatttacatagATAAGTTTCATGTTCAtaaagaattattttatttacactatattatataatatatgtatatatatttatcttttgACTTATTTGTTTGTATATTTGGTTAACATAttagatttattatatatcacacATTAGAATTTATTTGAAATGGTTTTGCCCCTGGtcttaaatatataatcaactttttatatttacttgaatattttcttgatttaactAATATAACCCTATTAAATAAGTCATCAAAAATATGcattatattttgaataaattacATAGGAATAAAACAGAAAATTTGTCTGTAAATTTGTTTTTCTAATGATTTTCTTAatctatataaaataaataaataaatctatatATTTGAACTGAAGGGAATACTTTCTAAAAACTTGAATAAATGGAGAAAAAAAGAGAGGTGAAAATATAAATGTCACCTTCATAGAAATGTAGAATCAGTAacacaagattttttttaaataatagtaaaaaaaattaaattcagcTGAAAGTGAAACATAAATTattaatgagaaaaaaaatgataattaaatgtGTGAGGTTGCATCCAATAATCCTTATCTATTCTCACATATGAGGTCCATAGAAAAAATCACGTATTATACGCATAATAATAAATGTGGATTGTTGGATATATATTTGCTACCGTCGATCTATAGATATAGACTTATAGTCAcaagatatataatttttttttaaaaaaaaaagaacaaatggGATGCATGCATGAAAACATAATTAATCCTCGTCAGATACATGGAAACTGTTCCCAAATAAATGCAGAATAATAATTGGAAGCACATATTTTGTTGCTCGCATCTCCGAATTTAAAGCCATTGACTCTCCTATTCTCAAGTATCTGACTACTAATTATTAATTCTATTATGAAataaaaggtgacaattaattGATCTGTTTTTACCATTTAAAATTGTTTATAACCACCCTTTTCTTCTAGTTTTCCTTTGGATTAGTTCGTCTGAACATATCCTTTAATTTATCTTCTGTTCTAATTCTCATTTCTTGCTTctgtatatatatacaagtatttttataaataattttgttgtgaatatatgtatatatataggcaGCGGAAATATATATCTTGGTAAATTATTGTGTTATCGATCGTGTTTATGTGGGATAACTAGCTCCAAGATTTACCAGTCATTGGCCAAGCTTCGTATATTGCTTTAACGCTTCATCCATCGACAATATCAGGTTCTTTTGTTaagatttttgttaatttaattttcaatgaaataattgattgttattatgtatattttgttTCTGGAATTGATTTagtttttcttcttcattcccaTAATTTGCATTTGATTGATTCGTTTGGAATCACGATTTCTTAGTAATTTGGATTTGCGATCAACCTAGCGAGTGTTTGCAACGTATAAAAAAAAagcaattattatatttttctttacgaaattataactttatttttatgttgCAAACACTCCCTCGATCCCTCCGCTCTCCTCTTCTTTTAGATCAAATACTATCTATTCAAACACAGGCTTGTTGAAATAGTTCAACACATTGATATATGTCGAACAGATTGTGGTACTATCTTTTGTATTTCCGTGAATCCTCAAAATGGGATCATGCCAGAAAGGATTTTTATCCAAACATAAATTGGTCGTGTATTAGTCGATGATATAGGTGTATCGCTACTATAAATCAAGGTATTGGGATTGGTTCATATTAAATAAAGACAATGTTTTCATAATCGGACTGGTGATCAAACCGGTCTACATTAAAAAACAGTTCAACAGTCGGACCGGCTCAATCGGGAGGTATCAGAAAactgttatattatataaaataataatataatataataaatcatatattttaaattctaaggACCTTTAATgtgtataaaaataataaaaaaatatatatttccaagCTTAATATCTAAACAACacacatataattaaatataattatatctatatttttaaacaaaaaaatgtttaataatactaaaacaatatttttaataaagcTCAAAATCCAAAcaatcatatatatatcaaaaaaataaaattttaagtataagaaataatttttttaaggaacccaagaaataataaattttttcacaaaaaattaaaaagagatGAACTTGAAAAAACAATATGGTCCTTGTACAACCATTGCATGAACTTAGAAGCATTTGTATCTCAATGTACATATCTAGTTTAGTTTATATGGAGATTTACTTTTTTTGGAATATGAgtcgaataaataataaaatatttttattgaaagttGGATATAAAAAGATAAAGAGGTGAATGTGCCTAGCACAATTAGATAATGCAGAAACTAAGAATAATTGAAGAAGAATAAACAATAAGGTAAGGACTCTTATTAATTTATCAGGTAAACTAATTGGAGCTCATGTAGCCCACACCGGATTAATCATCTTTTGGGCCATGGTAATGAACCTATTTGAAAGAGCTCATTTCGTTTCGTATAATTCGTCCAACTCGAGAATAGCTATGATGTCTCGAAGTTCTTCATAACATTGTAAAAACATTGGACAAGAGGTTTATTAGATGCTACTCTTATCTTAGGATATGTCCGATTTCGAGTTTTGatccattaaattttttatatttagtttTGACGTTCTTACTTTTACTTTTCGGCTATTTTGACTCAACTCCTGACGTGACATCAGACAAATCAACAATTTTCGATGTCATATCAGAATTTTTTGATGTCATGCCAGCACTATTTCAGCACTGCGGTGAAATATGATTGAAACCCAAAGAAATCAAAGTCTGTACATCAGAACCAAACTTTAAAAACTTAGtgaaccaaaattcaaaataagaaaatttaatgtacccaaaaaattatttctctCTTTACTTTGGATAACTACAAATCCAattcaattatatttaaaatctcataataattgaaaatagaTTTCAGATATCTCAAAAAAAAAGTGTGATATGAAATCCAAGTTTCAAAGTTTCTCTAAAATTAAAAGGAAAACTCAACCTCATACATCCTTCATTAATTGTGATATACTTCAATTTAAAAATTCCAATCAAATACAATCCCATTTTCACCTACCTTTACCAGTTACGCCACATCGTATATTTACCATGATTTTCTCATCCACGATTTGTATGAATATGTCAAATTCTCAAAAAATATGATTATCCGTCGAGAAATCTCTcctattttaagaattttaatttatataaaatatccCACTCCTGCACACACAATAAAATTCAGCCAGTACACGAATTCTTcaatttgagataatatatataatatgaattgTATCTAGAATTTTATTGGGATTcttgttttttcaaaaactatATATACAAGATNGTGTTCAGGCATGGCAGGGATTAGTGGTGGATCGTATGATAATCCTCGTAGAGTGAACTTTGATGCCCCTCGAAGCTTCGGGACTGTTCTCAAATCAAAGCTAAAGGAAACCTTTATCCCCGACGACCCTTTTCGCCAATTCAAGAACGAGCCATTGAAGAGACGAACAATCAAGAAAATCCAATATTTCGTTCCCATTTTCGAATGGCTCCCCAAGTACAACTTTGGCTTGTTCAAGTACGATCTTCTCGCCGGTATCACCATCGCTAGCTTAGCGATCCCGCAAGGAATAAGCTACGCCAATCTTGCCAAACTTCCTCCTGTTATTGGATTGTGTAAGTCTTCATGATCACATTGTCATctttcttgaaatttatttatgtaaatgtTATCCAGAAATAGATTTTAGATAGCTTTTTCCAaccaaatttttataaattaaagtaTCTTGGGGACTAAACATGTCTAAAATCCATAAATCGAGGCATTTTTTTTGATGTATTGGAAATAAGAACTACGAAAACGATTTTGGAATTATTAAGGATGAAAGAATTTTAAACCCAAAACTTTCAAACTCGTGTCTTTTCTACTATAAAAAAAAGAGTCCCAAAATACTTAAATGATGAAATTTGAAACTTTTACGTATAAAATGGATAAAACTTacgatatttaattaattgttgtaATATCAAAACCTTAAATATATATGGAATATATGTGATTATCGATTGTAAGATAATATTATCCCTGCAATCAAAATTTGCCATTAATTGACTTATATTAGGTAGTGAAAGAAACAAGGACTAATTGTCGGATATTAGTTATTAACAAGAGTATCAGAATCGATAAAGATTAAAgaactaattaaaatattatgatcATATGTttacaaagataaaaaaaatgtctGCTAAATTATTTTACGATCCGATCGAATCCTTATTACATATTTGCTctgttaaaattaaatatatggcCTGATTGATTTTCTAAATTAATATGCATGtgattgcatgcatgcatggcTTGAATAATTGTTGCTGATCATGCATGTACAGATTCGAGTTTCGTTCCACCTCTTATCTATGCCGTATTCGGGAGCTCGAAGCATCTAGCAGTCGGAACAGTGGCGGCATGTTCATTGCTTATCGCCGAGACCATCGGAGAAAAAGTATCCCCGACCGATAACATACAATTGTACACAAGTTTAGTGTTCACGGCTACGCTTTTCTCTGGACTGTTTCAGACAGTTCTGGGCTTGTTAAGGTAACAATTAATTCGGAATATATAAACTTTAGGAAAAACTGCAATATTATTCTTGTAAATTTGTGCAATGACACCTATGCGACATCTACATGACTCTGACATGACATTGATGTATGCAATGCACATAATCACTTCAGATGGAATGgcgaaaattttcaaattgaaaaATACATAACTAAACCGTACATTTTGGTCTCTCTATTGTTTCGGGGTCACACCGTTTTGGTTCATCTTGTTTTCGATACACGAAAAGGCTTTTAAAACTTATAAATTTTAGACgtttttgttttgttaaaaACTGACATTTGTAtctcatattttaaatgaaatcgATTAAATTACTTGAAGCCTAGCTAAATATATATTGCATTGTAAATGCATGGATGCAGACTGGGTATATTAGTGGATTTTCTATCGCATTCAACAATTCTTGGGTTCATGGGAGGGACAGCCCTACTTATAATCTTCCAGCAGATGAAGGGAATGCTTGGATTGAAGCACTTTACCACTAAAACTGGCTTAGTCTCTGTTGTTGAATCCATCTTCCACAACAGACAAGAGGTTTGTTTATCCTTACTTTAGTCTAATTCACCCCGAGTTCAAAATTTAAAGATTCCGGCTATGTAGCGTGTTTGGTGTCATATCAGTAATATATTATGTCATGTCAACACTACGACGAAAATCGGATGAAATCGCCAAGAAATCAACTTAATGTGTTGACATCAAATCTTTTTTACAGTGGAAGTTGGAGTGCCTGATTATTGGTGTGATTTTCCTCGTTTGTCTCCAAATCACCAGATATGTGGTAGGTtgaatgttatgtatatattttcctatacgaaaaaaattatataaactcttaaattaatttcaatttttaacttgaatttaaatattattttatttgaaaaaattcataattattttttttagaggtCGTAAACATTCCTTCACGCATAATTTGTGATTCTTGCAGAAGCAGAAGAAACCGAAGTTATTTTGGGTGTCAGCCATAGGTCCGATGACAGTAGTGGTCATCGGTTGCCTTTACACCTACTTTTCTCATGCGGAAAAACGTGGCATCCCAACTGTGAGTTGTCTGCTTAATTatcttcctcttttttttttttcctaataattaaaaataaattttatcataattaaatcTCGAACTCGATATTTTATAAATCCTCTCAGTTCAGTTATTTATTTCTCATGCACTGCAATAATCCccaaatttaagaaattaaaatggCTTAATAAAATCATCGAAGTTACTGAATATGGAGACCAAATTTTTCGTGGAATTGGTTTATCCTCTACCTAATTAATTCAAGTAGTGGTTGAAATAAAAGTAAATATATGgcctaaaaatatttgtttatcgatttttttttgagttgggGGATAAATTGTTATAATTGAGTCTCAAATTTGATATCTCGTATCAAATTTGCGATTTTTATATTGGATGAGCTACATGATATCGACGATATttgtttattgaaataaaaagtaaatacgtgtcttaaaaatatttttttaattgattttgctttattgaaataaaaataaatttgtgtctTAACAATATTTGTTTACTGATTTTTTTAGTTGGGGGAGAAATTATTACAATTGAGTCTCGAATTCAAGATCTCGTCTCAAATTCGCCATCTTAGTACCAAATGAACTACTAGTTATCGACGATATttgtttattgaaataaaaGTAAATATGTGTCTGAATAATATTTGTTTATAAGCATAAAAGTACATGTGTGTAATATtagtttattgatttttttccgTTGGGGGAGAGATTATTATAAATGGGTCTCGAATATGAgatattatcttaaatttgaGATCTTGGTATCAGATGAGCTACAATTCGTCGTCAATATATGTTTAATGATTTAATGATTATTAATATGTGAAGGTGGGTCATCTAAAAAGAGGACTAAATGAAATTTCCATTCAACGTTTGAACTTTAGCTCCGAGTATGTAATGGCGCCTCTCAAAGCTGGAATTATCACTGGTATGATAGCACTCGCGGTAAGTACAATATCTCCACTGATTacacttcatattttatttttctatttattccCGTGGACGACGGGACACACACGTTGCGTGTAtcataaatatgaaataattttaaaatatgtaataGAGCTCAAAATCAATCGATGAATTTTAGTCGTAAAATTTGGTGGATAAGTTCGATAATTCTTTGAAGATATAAAATGTGGAAATCTGAAATAAGAGATTCTAATCTTTAGGAGAAAATGTGGAGATGATTTTtaatttggtaaattaaaaGGGTTTTTTTGTTATATCAAAATTGCACGATgacacaaaataataattatatttttattaattttaaactaTCTTGTTAAAGTTCTTGGCTATTTAAAGATCGTATGAAAACGTGTTTTAAGGAATTTATTTCCTAGAAAAAAGTTAATGAAATTCAATTTATAAGCATAAATTTACCCAACAAAATGATCTTCTCAACCAAATTAATCCCCGTTTAACCTTGAACA comes from Primulina huaijiensis isolate GDHJ02 chromosome 17, ASM1229523v2, whole genome shotgun sequence and encodes:
- the LOC140963383 gene encoding probable sulfate transporter 3.5 → MAGISGGSYDNPRRVNFDAPRSFGTVLKSKLKETFIPDDPFRQFKNEPLKRRTIKKIQYFVPIFEWLPKYNFGLFKYDLLAGITIASLAIPQGISYANLAKLPPVIGLYSSFVPPLIYAVFGSSKHLAVGTVAACSLLIAETIGEKVSPTDNIQLYTSLVFTATLFSGLFQTVLGLLRLGILVDFLSHSTILGFMGGTALLIIFQQMKGMLGLKHFTTKTGLVSVVESIFHNRQEWKLECLIIGVIFLVCLQITRYVKQKKPKLFWVSAIGPMTVVVIGCLYTYFSHAEKRGIPTVGHLKRGLNEISIQRLNFSSEYVMAPLKAGIITGMIALAEGIAIGRSFAIARNEQIDGNKEMIAYGLMNIIGSCTSCYLTTGPFSKTAVNFNAGCKTQMANVVQSVCMLLVLLLLAPLFSYTPQLALSAIIISAMLGLIEYEKYYHLYKTDKFDFVICMSAFLGVPFISMDMGLIISVGLSLVRALLYIARPTTCKLVNIPDSNLYRDIEQYPHGSTIPGVLALQIGSPLYFANANYMKERIMRWVRDEFDLTKSSQNDIEYILLDFGGVTSIDHTGVEALVEVRKSLEVKGIKMILINPRLDVMEKLTVAHFIDKIGKDSVFLSIDDAIGTLRFSLKTSKGVSNQSNLETV